The following proteins are co-located in the Pseudomonas antarctica genome:
- a CDS encoding UDP-glucose 4-epimerase family protein, which translates to MLDDASLHPVLDTPTILLTGSTGFVGRSVLNALVGVKYPVVNVTRKNGVPPVPGVQDFIIGSLTDEIDWKVPLSGVDVVIHSAGRAHVMNETHSNPLQAFREVNVDATLKLAQQAADAGVKRFIFISSIKVNGEETRAHRAFTAHDVPAPLDDYGVSKLEAEQALLALAGRTSMDVVIIRPVLVYGPGVKANFERMLSVVNKKLPLPFRTIDNRRSLVFIDNLVDLICVCIKHPAAANQVFLVSDDNDLSIGQILEKLAVAMNKPSCVFSFPYFLLNAAASLVGKKEFLQRLCGSLQVDITDTRKRLGWTPPVSVEEAFAITARHYQAQHSGSSHG; encoded by the coding sequence ATGTTGGATGATGCAAGCCTCCACCCTGTTCTGGACACGCCAACAATACTGCTTACGGGGTCGACTGGCTTCGTAGGGCGTTCAGTGCTCAATGCGCTTGTCGGTGTGAAGTATCCGGTCGTCAACGTCACCCGTAAAAATGGTGTTCCTCCCGTGCCGGGTGTACAGGACTTCATTATCGGATCGCTGACTGACGAGATTGACTGGAAGGTTCCCTTGTCAGGGGTCGACGTAGTCATACACTCTGCGGGTCGTGCGCACGTCATGAATGAAACGCATAGCAACCCGTTGCAGGCTTTTCGTGAAGTGAACGTGGACGCCACGCTCAAGCTCGCCCAACAGGCAGCCGATGCGGGTGTAAAACGATTTATTTTTATTAGTTCGATCAAAGTGAACGGCGAAGAGACCCGCGCTCACAGAGCATTTACAGCGCATGATGTTCCTGCGCCGCTTGACGATTATGGTGTGTCCAAGCTGGAAGCCGAGCAGGCGCTCCTGGCATTGGCGGGGCGAACCTCAATGGACGTCGTGATAATAAGGCCCGTTCTTGTATATGGCCCAGGTGTGAAAGCGAACTTTGAACGCATGCTGTCCGTTGTGAACAAGAAGCTGCCGCTACCCTTTCGTACTATCGACAATCGTCGAAGCCTTGTTTTCATTGATAATCTGGTGGATTTGATTTGTGTCTGCATCAAGCACCCGGCAGCAGCAAATCAGGTGTTTCTGGTCAGCGATGATAATGATTTATCTATCGGGCAGATTCTAGAAAAACTGGCCGTGGCCATGAATAAGCCATCATGCGTTTTCTCATTTCCATATTTTCTTTTAAACGCTGCGGCATCGCTGGTTGGGAAAAAAGAGTTTTTGCAGCGGCTGTGCGGGTCTCTCCAAGTGGACATTACTGACACACGCAAGCGCTTAGGTTGGACCCCTCCAGTCAGTGTTGAGGAAGCGTTTGCTATCACAGCCCGACATTATCAAGCCCAACACAGTGGATCGTCGCATGGGTAA
- a CDS encoding acyltransferase family protein encodes MGNLAEMLKSRDNNFNFIRMVAAFFVLVSHSYPLSRGAAETEPLLAQLGITLGGLGVFTFFCISGFFISLSYERSKTKIDFVVARFLRLYPALLVVLLLSAWVIGPLFTERSLHDYFSAKEVHRYITGNLKLKDIQFQLPGLFQGNPYPGINGSLWTLYYEVLLYAMVFALGVVGCLTRLRRVSVFFVAYFLFYAVFNVLQKNEYMVFGFQFRTWVQWSFAFVIGMLLYAYRFKVQLNVWCLALGWTAALCLYRTPVFVEVFVVAWSYSVFFVAFNTQWFARQYNKLGDYSYGLYIYAFPTQEILAHVWKGISPAQMIILALPVALVPAVLSWHVIEQPCILRKKEIASRLSQSFAKLSGKFAKYSPK; translated from the coding sequence ATGGGTAATTTGGCTGAAATGCTTAAGTCGAGGGATAATAATTTCAATTTTATCCGAATGGTCGCAGCGTTTTTCGTATTGGTATCTCATTCTTATCCGCTCTCTCGTGGCGCGGCTGAAACCGAACCGTTGTTGGCGCAACTCGGAATAACGCTAGGCGGATTAGGTGTATTCACCTTTTTTTGTATTTCGGGATTTTTCATATCGCTGAGTTATGAGCGCTCGAAGACAAAGATTGACTTTGTTGTGGCCAGGTTTCTACGCTTGTATCCTGCGCTGTTAGTTGTGCTGCTGTTGAGCGCATGGGTGATCGGTCCACTGTTCACTGAACGGAGTCTGCATGATTATTTTTCTGCCAAGGAAGTGCATAGATATATCACTGGAAACTTGAAGTTGAAGGATATTCAGTTTCAGTTGCCTGGGCTGTTTCAGGGTAATCCTTACCCCGGCATTAATGGTTCGCTGTGGACCTTGTATTATGAGGTCTTGCTGTATGCGATGGTGTTTGCACTCGGCGTTGTCGGTTGCTTGACGCGCCTGCGCAGGGTCTCCGTATTTTTTGTGGCGTATTTTTTGTTTTACGCCGTGTTTAACGTGCTGCAAAAAAACGAATATATGGTTTTCGGTTTCCAGTTTCGTACCTGGGTGCAGTGGAGTTTCGCGTTTGTAATCGGCATGCTCTTATACGCCTACCGATTTAAGGTTCAGTTGAACGTCTGGTGCTTGGCGTTGGGGTGGACAGCTGCGCTTTGTTTATACAGGACGCCTGTGTTTGTCGAGGTATTTGTGGTGGCCTGGAGTTACTCTGTGTTCTTCGTCGCCTTTAACACACAGTGGTTTGCACGGCAGTACAATAAATTAGGTGATTACTCGTACGGTTTGTATATCTATGCATTTCCCACTCAAGAGATCCTGGCTCATGTATGGAAAGGGATATCACCTGCGCAGATGATTATCCTGGCATTACCTGTTGCTCTTGTTCCTGCTGTACTTTCCTGGCACGTGATCGAGCAACCCTGCATCTTGCGCAAGAAAGAGATCGCGTCCAGGTTGTCTCAGTCATTCGCGAAGCTTTCCGGAAAGTTTGCTAAGTATTCACCTAAATAG
- a CDS encoding sugar transferase, translating into MKRFFDLVMSLVALLILLIPIVLVTLAVKVTSKGPALYWSDRVGVNNVLFRMPKFRSMRTGTPAVATHLLLDPSQYLTPIGNFLRKSSLDELPQLWSIIVGDMSFVGPRPALFNQSDLIELRTQQGVHLIPPGLTGWAQVNGRDELPIPVKVDYDAYYAKNMSVLFDLKILFLTAMKVIKRDGVSH; encoded by the coding sequence ATGAAGCGTTTTTTTGATCTTGTGATGAGCCTGGTTGCTTTGCTCATACTGCTGATTCCAATTGTGCTTGTCACACTAGCGGTTAAGGTGACGTCAAAGGGGCCAGCACTTTATTGGTCGGACCGTGTCGGTGTGAATAATGTACTGTTCAGGATGCCGAAGTTTCGCTCGATGCGTACGGGCACACCGGCAGTCGCTACGCATTTACTGCTGGACCCTTCCCAATACTTAACGCCTATTGGAAACTTTCTACGTAAATCCAGCCTGGATGAGTTGCCTCAACTGTGGAGTATTATTGTCGGCGATATGAGTTTTGTCGGACCTAGGCCAGCGCTGTTTAATCAATCCGACCTCATTGAATTACGCACCCAGCAAGGCGTGCACCTCATTCCGCCAGGCCTCACCGGATGGGCGCAGGTTAACGGACGGGACGAACTGCCGATTCCGGTCAAGGTTGACTATGATGCTTATTACGCGAAAAATATGAGCGTTCTTTTCGATCTGAAAATCTTGTTTTTGACGGCCATGAAGGTAATCAAGCGGGACGGCGTTTCCCATTAA
- a CDS encoding polysaccharide biosynthesis protein, with translation MINRLRAWLLKLPRHQKRLIQVLADVVLVSLALWIAFLVRLGIDEMINPVRMHLWLFLAAPVVAIPLFIRFGMYRAVMRYFGNDALVAIIKAVSLSSLILGVVVYWYSNHQNVVPRSIIFNYWWLSLIMVGGLRLTMRQYFLGDWFAAAQHVPFTSREDGLPRVAIYGAGSAGNQLVAALRMGRVMRPVAFIDDDDTISDRVISGLQVYKPKHIQRMIDATGAQEILLALPSSNRGRRREILGFLERFPLHVRSVPGFMDLASGRVKVDDIQEVDIADLLGRDSVPAQADLLEHCIKGQSVLVTGAGGSIGSELCRQILELRPKTLLLFEHSEFNLYSILSELEQRIARKSLPVKLLPILGSVRDPSKLLDVMKAWRVDTVYHAAAYKHVPIVEHNIAEGVLNNVIGTLNAAQAAVQAGASNFVLISTDKAVRPTNVMGSTKRLAELTLQALSRELAPVLFGDKSNVSRVNKTRFTMVRFGNVLGSSGSVIPLFHKQIKSGGPLTVTHPKITRYFMTIPEAAQLVIQAGSMGLGGDVFVLDMGEPVKIVELAEKMIHLSGLSVRSDKNPHGDIAIEFSGLRPGEKLYEELLIGDNVVATQHPMIMSANEDYLPWEVLKLKLSELLAAVDQDDFNRVRQLLRDTVSGYTPDGEIVDWMYQQRRLEP, from the coding sequence ATGATAAACCGGTTGCGTGCTTGGCTATTGAAGCTGCCTCGTCATCAAAAACGACTGATACAGGTATTGGCGGACGTTGTACTGGTTTCTTTAGCGCTGTGGATAGCGTTTTTAGTCCGTCTCGGAATCGACGAGATGATCAACCCGGTCAGAATGCATCTGTGGTTGTTCTTAGCCGCGCCGGTGGTTGCCATTCCGTTGTTTATTCGCTTTGGTATGTACCGTGCTGTTATGCGGTATTTTGGTAACGATGCACTCGTCGCCATTATCAAAGCCGTCAGCCTTTCGTCTTTGATTTTGGGTGTGGTCGTCTACTGGTATAGCAATCATCAGAACGTCGTGCCCCGGTCCATTATCTTTAACTACTGGTGGTTAAGCTTGATTATGGTCGGCGGTTTGCGTCTGACCATGCGCCAGTACTTTCTGGGTGATTGGTTTGCAGCTGCCCAGCACGTGCCGTTTACCAGCCGTGAGGATGGCCTTCCGCGTGTTGCGATTTATGGTGCGGGGTCCGCAGGCAACCAATTGGTCGCGGCACTTCGCATGGGCCGTGTGATGCGGCCGGTCGCGTTCATTGACGACGATGACACCATCTCGGATCGAGTCATTTCCGGCCTTCAGGTTTACAAACCGAAGCATATCCAACGGATGATCGATGCTACCGGTGCTCAAGAAATCCTCTTGGCACTGCCTTCCTCCAACCGCGGTCGGCGTCGTGAGATTCTTGGTTTTCTTGAGAGGTTTCCGTTACACGTTCGCAGCGTCCCGGGGTTTATGGACCTCGCCAGTGGACGGGTCAAGGTTGATGATATTCAGGAGGTCGATATTGCTGACTTGCTGGGTCGTGATTCGGTCCCCGCACAAGCGGATTTGCTTGAGCATTGCATCAAGGGGCAGAGCGTCCTCGTAACGGGGGCGGGTGGCTCGATAGGTTCAGAGCTCTGCCGCCAAATCCTGGAGTTGAGGCCTAAAACCCTCCTGTTGTTTGAACACAGCGAATTCAATCTCTACAGCATTCTGTCTGAGTTGGAACAGCGTATTGCGCGAAAGTCGTTGCCAGTCAAACTGCTGCCTATCCTGGGATCAGTGCGTGACCCTTCAAAGCTGCTGGATGTGATGAAAGCGTGGCGGGTAGACACGGTTTACCACGCTGCCGCCTACAAGCATGTGCCTATTGTCGAGCACAATATCGCAGAGGGTGTGCTGAACAATGTAATCGGCACACTCAATGCGGCTCAGGCGGCCGTCCAGGCCGGCGCCTCGAATTTTGTACTGATTTCCACGGACAAGGCGGTGCGTCCGACTAACGTCATGGGCAGCACCAAGCGTCTTGCCGAATTAACGCTTCAGGCACTCAGCCGCGAACTTGCACCGGTGTTGTTTGGTGATAAGTCCAACGTTTCCCGCGTGAATAAAACCCGTTTCACGATGGTTCGATTTGGCAATGTACTGGGCTCTTCCGGCTCGGTGATTCCGTTGTTTCACAAGCAGATAAAGTCCGGTGGACCGCTGACCGTCACGCACCCGAAAATCACCCGTTACTTCATGACAATTCCTGAAGCGGCTCAACTGGTCATACAAGCCGGTTCAATGGGCCTGGGCGGGGATGTGTTCGTGCTGGATATGGGCGAACCGGTAAAAATAGTCGAACTGGCGGAGAAGATGATCCACTTGTCAGGGCTGAGTGTGCGCTCCGACAAGAACCCTCACGGAGACATTGCCATCGAGTTTTCCGGTTTGCGGCCGGGAGAGAAGCTTTACGAGGAGTTGCTAATTGGGGACAACGTGGTCGCGACGCAACACCCGATGATCATGAGTGCCAATGAAGACTATCTGCCTTGGGAGGTTCTAAAGCTCAAGCTCTCCGAATTGCTTGCGGCGGTGGACCAGGACGATTTCAACCGTGTTCGTCAGTTGTTGCGGGACACCGTCAGTGGTTATACGCCGGACGGAGAAATCGTGGATTGGATGTACCAGCAGCGCCGACTTGAGCCGTGA
- a CDS encoding ComEA family DNA-binding protein, with amino-acid sequence MQKTYISSLIFAFLASISVATTAAPSVKTEAPTPIAAQMTKVEQSAKVNLNAADAETLRRDLFGIGAAKAKAIIAYRESNGPFTAVDELLEVKGIGKALLEKNRDRLVIN; translated from the coding sequence ATGCAAAAAACCTATATCTCTTCCCTGATCTTTGCCTTCCTCGCGAGCATCTCCGTAGCGACCACGGCTGCCCCTTCCGTAAAAACCGAAGCCCCCACCCCAATCGCTGCACAGATGACCAAGGTTGAGCAGTCTGCCAAGGTCAACCTGAACGCTGCCGATGCAGAAACCCTGCGTCGGGACCTGTTCGGTATTGGCGCTGCCAAGGCGAAGGCAATCATCGCCTATCGTGAAAGTAATGGCCCCTTCACGGCGGTGGATGAGTTGTTGGAAGTAAAAGGTATCGGTAAGGCGTTGCTGGAGAAGAACCGCGACAGGTTGGTGATCAACTAA
- a CDS encoding TetR/AcrR family transcriptional regulator, whose protein sequence is MRYSADHKAQTHQRIIKEASVRFRRDGIGATGLQPLMKALNLTHGGFYAHFKSKDELVEKALQATAAELDAHCEMLFSQERPLDAFIDSYLSERHQTSPDKGCPLPTMSSELGLRGQPSPTTDAVLGARLKQVESALGNADAHEQSLMMMSTLVGALVLARSVESAELATQILNVVRTKLKAQVSAQEEAGH, encoded by the coding sequence ATGCGTTATTCCGCAGACCATAAAGCCCAGACTCACCAACGCATCATCAAGGAAGCCTCCGTACGCTTTCGCCGCGACGGCATTGGGGCCACCGGGCTGCAACCCTTGATGAAGGCTTTGAACCTGACGCACGGCGGGTTCTACGCACATTTCAAATCCAAGGATGAGCTGGTGGAAAAAGCCCTGCAGGCTACTGCTGCAGAACTGGATGCACATTGCGAAATGCTGTTCAGCCAAGAACGACCGCTGGATGCATTCATAGACAGTTACCTGTCCGAGAGGCACCAGACCTCGCCGGATAAAGGCTGCCCGCTACCGACCATGTCTTCGGAATTGGGCCTGAGAGGCCAGCCTAGCCCGACCACGGATGCAGTGCTTGGGGCTCGGTTGAAGCAGGTCGAATCGGCCTTGGGAAACGCGGACGCCCATGAGCAAAGCCTGATGATGATGTCGACACTGGTAGGCGCATTGGTACTGGCCAGGAGTGTCGAAAGTGCAGAGTTGGCAACGCAGATCTTGAATGTGGTGCGCACCAAATTGAAAGCGCAGGTTTCAGCGCAAGAAGAGGCCGGTCACTGA
- a CDS encoding GntR family transcriptional regulator — protein sequence MALSLSLADQIALELRADIMGGRLLPGMALVEVDLVKAYNASRNTIREALHRLGQEGLTRYVRNKGVMVRRLERDEVRDLFVVRRTLELQAIAQSRALTHDQVERMQSAIEATTLAREREDWRAVATHSLVFHQQIVALMRSPLFDEFFAQVIAQLRLVFCAAPDEQRFQSPWLERDREIYALLAQGDKPAAGTAMSVYLEDSERLSLALFTQP from the coding sequence ATGGCGCTTAGTTTGTCTTTAGCCGATCAGATTGCGCTCGAGTTGCGTGCCGACATTATGGGTGGACGCCTGTTACCTGGGATGGCGCTGGTCGAGGTAGATCTGGTCAAGGCCTATAACGCATCGCGGAATACGATCCGCGAAGCGTTGCACCGTTTGGGGCAGGAGGGCCTCACCCGCTATGTGCGCAACAAAGGGGTGATGGTTCGGCGGCTGGAGCGCGACGAAGTGCGTGACCTGTTCGTCGTGCGCCGCACACTTGAGTTGCAGGCCATTGCCCAAAGCCGTGCGCTGACGCACGACCAGGTCGAGCGTATGCAAAGCGCCATCGAGGCCACCACGCTGGCCCGGGAGCGTGAAGACTGGCGCGCTGTGGCGACTCACAGCCTGGTGTTCCACCAGCAGATTGTCGCGCTGATGCGCAGCCCATTGTTCGATGAGTTTTTCGCCCAGGTCATTGCCCAACTGCGCCTGGTGTTTTGCGCTGCTCCCGATGAGCAACGCTTCCAGTCACCCTGGCTGGAGCGAGACCGCGAGATTTACGCGTTATTGGCCCAAGGGGATAAACCGGCGGCAGGCACAGCGATGAGCGTGTACCTGGAGGATTCGGAACGTCTGTCATTGGCCCTGTTTACCCAACCCTGA
- a CDS encoding urea carboxylase-associated family protein, with amino-acid sequence MYKDYPAAYQVSKGSALQVDTAFYERIRDQADKRTLVEQFEVPIRTGRAWKVPAGQVFRVTTPVGPQVGDFNVWNANDPRERLWAARTRQLQGAHVSTHDRLWSNLPFLRPLVTITDDSLASYGIDEHGGRLHDLLGTRCDPYVNRMLTGEDFHHHCHSNLTRAVLPHGLTEFDVHDVLNIFQCTGLNHDDMYFMKACPAQKGDYLEFFAEIDLLCALSTCPGGDLSLPMWGPDAQDPLTVCRPLGVEIYRLEEELLKGWSQPERAAYKGQHGLHIAKADWE; translated from the coding sequence ATGTACAAAGACTATCCGGCCGCTTATCAGGTCAGCAAAGGCTCGGCGCTGCAAGTGGACACAGCGTTCTACGAACGTATTCGCGACCAGGCGGATAAACGTACTTTGGTTGAGCAGTTTGAGGTGCCGATTCGCACGGGGAGGGCGTGGAAAGTGCCGGCTGGGCAGGTGTTCCGTGTCACCACTCCGGTGGGCCCGCAGGTAGGTGACTTCAACGTGTGGAACGCCAATGACCCTCGCGAACGGTTATGGGCGGCGCGCACGCGGCAGTTGCAAGGTGCCCATGTCAGTACCCATGACCGGTTGTGGTCGAACCTGCCCTTTCTGCGGCCCTTGGTAACCATCACCGATGACAGCCTGGCGAGCTATGGCATTGATGAACATGGCGGGCGCCTGCATGACTTGCTCGGTACGCGCTGTGATCCGTATGTGAACCGCATGCTGACCGGCGAAGACTTCCATCACCATTGCCACTCCAACTTGACTCGAGCTGTATTGCCCCACGGTCTGACAGAGTTTGACGTGCACGACGTGCTGAATATTTTCCAGTGCACCGGTCTCAATCACGACGACATGTACTTCATGAAAGCCTGCCCGGCACAGAAGGGCGATTACCTGGAGTTTTTTGCCGAGATCGATTTGCTGTGTGCGCTGTCGACGTGCCCTGGCGGGGATCTGTCGCTGCCAATGTGGGGGCCGGACGCGCAGGACCCACTGACGGTGTGCCGCCCATTGGGTGTTGAGATTTATCGATTGGAGGAAGAGTTACTCAAGGGCTGGAGCCAGCCCGAACGTGCGGCCTATAAAGGCCAGCACGGGTTGCATATTGCCAAGGCGGATTGGGAGTAA
- a CDS encoding DUF2897 family protein: MPWYAWLILVVAIGSIVGGLLMLRDSANKVELTDEQRKRVADRNAQADAKDAQDR, translated from the coding sequence ATGCCGTGGTATGCGTGGTTGATTTTAGTGGTAGCGATCGGGTCGATCGTCGGTGGGCTGCTGATGCTGCGTGACAGCGCCAACAAGGTGGAACTCACCGACGAACAACGCAAACGCGTAGCCGATCGCAACGCGCAGGCGGATGCCAAGGATGCGCAAGATCGCTGA
- the eat gene encoding ethanolamine permease: MNTQLKPTLGTLHLWGIAVGLVISGEYFGWSYGWGVAGTLGFLVTSLMVAAMYTCFIFSFTELTTAIPHAGGPFAYSRRAFGEKGGLIAGLATLIEFVFAPPAIALAIGAYLNVQFPALDPKHAAVGAYIVFMGLNILGVKLAATFELVVCVLAVAELLVFMGVVAPAFSFSNFALNGWAGSDTFGAPAIGGMFAAIPFAIWFFLAIEGAAMAAEEAKDPKRTIPKAYISGILTLVVLAMGVMFFAGGVGDWRTLSNINDPLPQAMKAVVGDSSGWLHMLVWIGLFGLVASFHGIILGYSRQFFALARAGYLPSFLAKLSRFQTPHRAIIAGGVVGIAAIYSDGLINLGGMTLTAAMITMAVFGAIVMYIMSMLSLFKLRKTEPLLERTFRAPGYPIVPGIALVLAVVCLVAMAWFNALIGLIFLGFMVVGFIYFQLTAQDRADAPADAMLTGL; the protein is encoded by the coding sequence ATGAACACACAACTCAAACCTACCTTGGGCACCTTGCACTTGTGGGGTATTGCCGTCGGGCTGGTGATTTCCGGCGAATACTTTGGCTGGAGCTACGGCTGGGGCGTGGCCGGTACGCTGGGCTTTTTGGTGACTTCATTGATGGTCGCCGCCATGTACACCTGCTTTATATTCAGCTTCACCGAGCTGACTACCGCTATTCCTCATGCGGGTGGCCCGTTTGCCTACAGCCGTCGCGCTTTTGGTGAGAAAGGCGGCTTGATCGCAGGGCTCGCGACATTGATCGAATTTGTCTTCGCTCCGCCCGCCATTGCCTTGGCTATCGGCGCCTACCTGAATGTGCAGTTTCCGGCACTCGACCCAAAACACGCGGCCGTCGGTGCCTACATCGTCTTCATGGGCCTGAACATTCTCGGGGTGAAACTCGCGGCGACTTTCGAACTGGTGGTATGCGTGCTCGCCGTCGCGGAGTTGTTGGTTTTTATGGGGGTGGTCGCGCCAGCGTTCAGCTTCAGCAACTTCGCCCTCAATGGCTGGGCCGGTTCTGACACCTTTGGTGCTCCAGCGATTGGCGGGATGTTTGCCGCCATTCCTTTCGCCATCTGGTTCTTCCTCGCCATCGAAGGCGCGGCCATGGCCGCCGAAGAAGCGAAAGATCCCAAGCGCACCATTCCAAAGGCCTACATCAGCGGCATTCTGACCCTGGTAGTCCTGGCCATGGGTGTGATGTTCTTCGCCGGCGGCGTGGGCGACTGGCGCACCCTGTCGAACATCAACGACCCGTTGCCGCAAGCCATGAAAGCCGTGGTGGGTGACAGCTCCGGCTGGCTGCATATGCTGGTGTGGATCGGCTTGTTCGGTCTGGTCGCCAGCTTCCACGGCATCATCCTGGGCTATTCGCGCCAGTTCTTTGCCCTGGCCCGTGCCGGTTACCTGCCCTCTTTCCTGGCCAAATTGTCGCGTTTTCAAACACCGCACCGCGCAATCATTGCCGGCGGCGTGGTCGGTATCGCCGCCATCTACAGCGACGGCCTCATCAACCTGGGCGGTATGACGCTGACGGCAGCGATGATTACCATGGCCGTGTTCGGTGCCATTGTGATGTACATCATGAGCATGCTCAGCCTGTTCAAACTGCGTAAGACTGAACCGCTGCTGGAGCGCACGTTTCGCGCACCGGGTTATCCGATCGTGCCGGGCATCGCGCTGGTGCTGGCGGTGGTGTGCCTGGTGGCCATGGCTTGGTTCAACGCGCTGATCGGTCTGATCTTTTTAGGCTTTATGGTCGTAGGGTTCATCTACTTCCAGCTGACCGCACAAGACCGTGCCGATGCACCGGCGGATGCGATGCTGACCGGGCTCTAA
- the kdpF gene encoding K(+)-transporting ATPase subunit F gives MSVLDGVSLLLAVALFIYLLVALLRADRN, from the coding sequence ATGAGCGTTCTGGACGGGGTGTCACTGCTATTGGCCGTGGCGCTGTTCATTTATCTGCTGGTTGCGCTGTTACGCGCGGATCGGAACTAG
- the kdpA gene encoding potassium-transporting ATPase subunit KdpA, with the protein MHSYDYWLIIAFFAVVLVPAPFLGRFYYKVMEGQRTWLSPVLGPVERVCYRLSGVDEHQEQSWQKYTLALLAFNLAGFVLLFAILLFQDYLPLNPQKLPGQEWTLAFNTAVSFMTNTNWQNYSGEASLSYLSQMVGLTVQNFVSAATGLAVLVALCRGIGRKSTKTLGNFWVDMTRATLYGLLPMCLVFALFLVWQGVPQTFAHYANAVTLQGVDQLIPLGPAASQIAIKQLGTNGGGFFGVNSAHPFENPTAWANLFELSAIILIPVALVFTFGHYVKDLRQSRAILGCMLALFLIGGATSLWAEYQPNPTLNNPAVEQTAPLEGKEVRFGTTATVLWSVTTTAASNGSVNGMHDSLNPLSGMVALVNMMVGEVIFGGVGAGMYGMLLNVLIAVFLAGLMIGRTPEYLGKKLQAKEVQLLVVTLLVMPIGTLVLGAIAASLPGPAGAISNPGPHGFSQLLYAYTSASANNGSAFGGFSANTTFHNLMMSLGMLIGRFGYILPVLALAGSLAMKKTAPIGQNSFPTHGPLFVTLLTVTILLVGGLTFLPTLALGPIAEHLSMGF; encoded by the coding sequence ATGCACAGTTATGACTATTGGCTGATCATCGCCTTCTTTGCCGTGGTGCTGGTGCCGGCACCGTTCCTGGGGCGGTTCTACTACAAGGTGATGGAAGGCCAGCGCACCTGGCTGTCGCCGGTCCTCGGCCCTGTCGAGCGGGTGTGCTATCGCCTGTCGGGCGTGGACGAGCATCAGGAACAGAGCTGGCAGAAATACACGCTGGCGTTGCTGGCGTTCAACCTGGCTGGTTTTGTACTGTTATTCGCAATCTTGTTGTTCCAGGATTATCTCCCACTGAACCCGCAGAAATTGCCGGGTCAGGAATGGACGCTGGCCTTCAACACGGCGGTCAGTTTCATGACCAACACCAACTGGCAGAACTACAGCGGCGAAGCCTCTCTGAGCTACCTCAGCCAGATGGTCGGCCTCACCGTGCAGAACTTCGTCAGCGCGGCCACCGGTCTGGCGGTCCTTGTCGCCCTGTGCCGTGGTATCGGTCGCAAATCCACCAAGACGTTGGGCAACTTCTGGGTCGACATGACCCGCGCCACCCTCTACGGCCTGCTGCCGATGTGCCTGGTGTTCGCGTTGTTCCTGGTCTGGCAGGGCGTGCCGCAAACCTTCGCTCACTATGCGAACGCGGTGACCCTGCAAGGTGTTGACCAGTTGATCCCACTGGGCCCGGCTGCAAGTCAGATTGCGATCAAGCAGTTGGGCACCAATGGTGGTGGCTTCTTCGGTGTCAACTCTGCGCACCCGTTTGAAAACCCGACTGCCTGGGCCAACCTGTTCGAGTTGTCGGCGATCATCCTGATCCCGGTGGCGCTGGTGTTCACCTTCGGCCACTACGTGAAGGACCTGCGTCAGAGCCGCGCGATTCTCGGTTGCATGCTGGCCCTGTTCCTGATCGGCGGCGCGACCTCGCTGTGGGCCGAATACCAGCCCAACCCGACCCTGAACAATCCAGCCGTGGAACAAACCGCGCCGCTGGAAGGTAAAGAAGTGCGCTTCGGCACCACCGCCACGGTGTTGTGGTCGGTCACCACCACAGCGGCGTCCAATGGTTCGGTCAACGGCATGCACGACAGCCTCAACCCGCTGAGCGGGATGGTGGCACTGGTCAACATGATGGTCGGCGAAGTGATCTTCGGCGGCGTCGGTGCCGGTATGTACGGCATGTTGCTTAACGTGTTGATCGCCGTGTTCCTCGCCGGCTTGATGATTGGCCGTACCCCGGAATACCTGGGCAAGAAGCTCCAGGCCAAGGAAGTGCAGTTGCTGGTGGTGACGTTGCTGGTCATGCCGATCGGCACGCTGGTACTGGGCGCCATCGCCGCCAGCCTGCCTGGTCCGGCGGGTGCCATCAGCAACCCTGGCCCTCACGGTTTCAGCCAATTGTTGTATGCCTACACCTCGGCCAGTGCCAACAACGGTTCGGCGTTCGGCGGCTTCAGTGCCAACACCACGTTCCACAACCTGATGATGTCACTGGGTATGTTGATCGGCCGCTTCGGCTACATCCTCCCGGTACTGGCCCTGGCCGGCAGCCTGGCGATGAAGAAGACCGCACCGATTGGCCAGAACAGCTTCCCGACCCATGGCCCGCTGTTCGTGACCCTGTTGACCGTGACCATTTTGCTGGTGGGCGGCCTGACCTTCCTGCCGACGCTGGCACTGGGCCCAATTGCTGAACATCTGAGCATGGGCTTCTAA